One genomic window of Verrucomicrobiia bacterium includes the following:
- a CDS encoding tetratricopeptide repeat protein: MSRPDKRILLVGWDAADWQIIRPLLEAGALPNLLRLVEAGVSGNLASLRPVISPLLWNSLATGRLADKHGILGVSQVDSDERIQPFSSSSRRVKALWNVLSDQGWRCHVVNWPASHPAEQINGVAVSEAFIRRLHEGDVSPSLPARGVFPDVHAAALAQCAVQPQDIDAATIRLFVPDFANIDQERDPHLIQLARMLAECFTIHAITTHLMEAEPWDLTAAFYPTLNNISREFMRFRAPRLERVSELEFQFYRDVVDGAYRLHDLLLGRLLHLAGTDATVVLCSASGYQSGKLRLSNGAGQVQTQTLEHRPVGILVVKGPGIRQDNLAHGAGVLDIVPTVLTMAELPIGRDLNGRALVSIFHMPRQPVFIETPDTPDERGAGETESQDTDSESSVPPAAFKGSIYAAAVQAENDWALAMVFLFSGRVRKAVPLLEQIYQAFPLRFDFGLMLAECYLRVGLIDEGSTIVQHIAAAIPRDVRAKMLLATIHNARGHFKEALNLLLAIEVSLANASPDFCNLLGLVYQRLDRPVEAMRCYERAVELEPDSAVAWLGKARCCLKVGDYENGTAAALEALGREYALAEAHLVLGICLVRLRNPEGAISALETSLRFNPHRPVTIKFLLDLYSAREGFEADVLRLQALMKQQLLAGARRRKLSQETHREMKARAAERVLQTGTENSDESPDSVVLRPAQPRDIAAVVALLPGAIRKPSHSLIEVVETGRAMPMAGCGSLVFADGGQAYVEWAFTREISGDHLLIILLRKLCDEAQRCGATRVITARAFEAGSAEAAALLQARFSVSNVYQWYETDLSAGARLFDRAQQQLVRSGKIPRAARVVPLVEAPAIAVRSLIASEVGGSVAIEQFEETFSQRHSWIVMEGSRVVGATLMILTNGTPQAPWMAIDPAYRNSWVYVLLMRAAHNSLIAAGFMEVQFKTNAEKHPGMRNFAKRLRADELRSESHFIRELRTPR, from the coding sequence ATGAGTCGCCCGGACAAACGGATTCTGCTGGTCGGATGGGATGCCGCTGACTGGCAGATTATCCGGCCTCTTCTTGAAGCGGGCGCGCTTCCGAACCTGTTGCGACTTGTCGAGGCAGGCGTTTCCGGAAACCTCGCCAGTTTGCGCCCAGTCATTTCCCCGCTGCTTTGGAATTCGCTGGCAACGGGCAGACTGGCGGACAAGCACGGAATTCTCGGCGTTTCCCAAGTCGACTCAGACGAACGGATCCAGCCGTTCTCAAGCAGTTCAAGGCGGGTCAAAGCGCTCTGGAACGTCCTGTCGGATCAGGGTTGGCGATGCCACGTCGTGAACTGGCCTGCAAGTCATCCTGCAGAACAGATTAATGGCGTCGCGGTTTCGGAAGCATTCATTCGCCGCCTCCATGAGGGTGATGTATCGCCATCGCTTCCGGCGCGAGGCGTTTTCCCCGACGTCCATGCTGCCGCGCTCGCGCAATGCGCAGTGCAACCTCAAGACATCGATGCCGCGACAATCCGGCTGTTTGTTCCGGATTTTGCAAACATCGACCAGGAACGCGATCCGCATTTGATCCAACTGGCGCGAATGCTTGCGGAGTGCTTCACCATCCACGCAATTACGACCCACCTGATGGAAGCGGAACCCTGGGATTTAACGGCGGCGTTTTATCCCACCCTCAACAACATTTCGCGCGAGTTCATGCGATTTCGCGCGCCCCGACTGGAACGGGTCAGCGAGTTGGAATTTCAGTTTTATCGGGATGTGGTGGACGGAGCTTATCGATTGCATGACTTGCTATTGGGACGGCTGCTTCATTTGGCAGGCACGGATGCCACGGTGGTGCTGTGCTCGGCCAGTGGATACCAATCAGGCAAGCTGCGGCTTTCGAATGGTGCGGGGCAGGTTCAAACCCAAACCCTGGAGCACCGGCCCGTGGGCATTCTGGTCGTCAAGGGCCCTGGAATCCGGCAGGACAACCTCGCGCACGGGGCAGGCGTTTTGGACATTGTTCCGACTGTTCTCACGATGGCTGAGTTGCCCATCGGGCGGGATTTGAATGGCCGGGCGCTCGTGAGCATTTTTCACATGCCAAGGCAACCCGTTTTCATTGAAACCCCCGACACACCTGATGAGCGCGGCGCTGGCGAAACGGAATCACAGGACACCGATTCAGAATCCTCAGTTCCGCCAGCGGCTTTCAAAGGAAGCATTTATGCCGCTGCTGTGCAGGCAGAGAACGACTGGGCTCTTGCGATGGTATTTCTTTTTTCCGGCCGGGTGCGAAAAGCCGTTCCGCTGTTGGAACAGATCTATCAAGCGTTTCCTTTGCGTTTCGATTTCGGGCTGATGCTGGCGGAGTGCTATCTCCGCGTTGGCCTGATCGACGAAGGCTCAACCATCGTTCAACACATTGCCGCGGCGATTCCCCGCGATGTGCGGGCGAAGATGCTTCTCGCCACCATTCACAATGCCCGCGGCCACTTCAAGGAAGCGCTAAACCTTCTGCTGGCAATCGAAGTGTCGTTGGCAAACGCGTCACCGGACTTCTGCAACCTGTTGGGATTGGTGTATCAACGGCTGGATCGGCCGGTCGAGGCGATGCGCTGCTACGAGCGCGCGGTGGAACTGGAGCCCGACAGTGCCGTGGCATGGTTGGGAAAAGCCCGATGCTGCCTTAAAGTGGGAGATTACGAGAACGGCACGGCAGCAGCCCTTGAGGCGCTGGGCCGTGAATACGCGCTCGCAGAAGCGCACCTCGTGCTGGGAATTTGCCTCGTGCGATTGCGAAATCCGGAGGGGGCGATTTCAGCGCTGGAAACAAGTCTCAGGTTCAATCCCCACAGGCCGGTCACGATTAAGTTTCTGCTCGACCTGTATTCAGCCCGGGAAGGATTCGAGGCAGATGTTCTCCGGCTTCAAGCATTGATGAAGCAGCAGTTGCTGGCAGGGGCGCGAAGGCGAAAACTGAGTCAGGAGACGCATCGTGAGATGAAGGCGCGAGCCGCTGAACGTGTTCTTCAGACCGGCACGGAGAATTCGGATGAATCGCCAGACAGCGTTGTGCTGCGTCCGGCGCAGCCGAGGGACATAGCCGCCGTTGTCGCCCTGTTGCCCGGCGCGATTCGCAAGCCGTCGCACAGCTTGATCGAAGTTGTTGAAACGGGACGCGCGATGCCCATGGCTGGCTGTGGTTCGCTGGTGTTTGCGGACGGAGGACAGGCGTATGTCGAATGGGCGTTTACACGAGAAATTTCCGGCGATCACCTCCTGATCATCCTGCTGCGGAAGCTGTGTGACGAAGCGCAGCGATGCGGCGCGACTCGCGTCATCACGGCGCGCGCATTTGAAGCGGGATCCGCGGAAGCCGCGGCGCTGCTGCAGGCCAGATTCTCCGTGTCGAATGTTTACCAGTGGTATGAAACAGACCTTTCTGCCGGCGCACGCCTGTTTGACCGTGCTCAGCAACAACTCGTGCGAAGTGGAAAAATCCCCCGCGCGGCGCGAGTCGTACCGCTTGTTGAGGCGCCGGCGATCGCGGTTCGTTCCCTGATTGCGAGCGAGGTGGGCGGGTCCGTCGCCATTGAGCAATTTGAAGAGACTTTCTCACAGCGCCATTCGTGGATTGTGATGGAGGGTTCCAGAGTGGTCGGCGCGACGCTGATGATCCTCACCAACGGAACTCCACAGGCGCCGTGGATGGCCATTGACCCTGCATACCGAAACAGCTGGGTCTACGTTCTGTTGATGCGCGCGGCTCACAACAGTTTGATTGCGGCAGGGTTCATGGAGGTTCAGTTCAAAACCAACGCCGAAAAGCATCCTGGCATGCGGAATTTTGCGAAGCGGCTGCGCGCCGACGAGCTGCGGAGCGAGAGCCACTTTATCCGCGAGTTGCGCACGCCACGTTGA
- a CDS encoding lamin tail domain-containing protein, producing MKKAQASEVHPRDLNPWISSVIITLLICTASVTSAISQDHSERPGPSSRRTPIAITEVMYKPADRTDGRNLEFVELYNSNPWPEDIGRYRIEGQVQYAFPTGTKIPAQGYIIVAAVPADVQAVHGLGGVFGPYTNTLKTSGELRLHDEQNSVLLRFAYDDSGPWPMGADGSGHSIVLARASYGEANPRAWQRSFRAEGSPGSAEATNPSPLRNVVLNEVLAHTDLPQVDGLELYNHGNSAANLGGCTLSDHPANNKFVIPAGTIIPARGFLSFTERQLGFALNAAGEMIYFKDAGGTNIVDALKFGPQENGISLGRYPNGADWYRLAATSFGASNSPPLVSSVGFNEIMYHPISGNDDDQFIELFNQGTNTVDLAGWKLGGGVSFTFSPGQELAPGGYLVVARNAARLIANYPELHSGNTVGNFNGRLSGSGERITLSQPDLLIDGQAPGQATTNHIDIVVDDVTYGTGGRWGRWSDGGGSSLELIDARADKRLASSWADSDETMKAPWTSIQTTARPESGAGGSIQIGLLDPGECLFDNVEVLANIGGNVAANSGFENGMSSLSFVGSHSRSILATNAGFPDGGVALHVRTGDGLMVGPNSVQMNLNNGTFSPQQNTTIRFKARWLRGCPEAIVRFTGCQLEATGRLTIPSNLGTPGSPNSQLRTNAGPAIYNVRHDPAVPVAFQSVVVSARVSDPDGLNSLTLAYRVDPAISESNVVMNDSGWNGDKVAGDGVFSGTIPGRSAGAIAFVLHGADTAGATSRFPELVADNAPVRECVIFYGEPDPTNGFGTYHLWLTQTNVTRWVRLPVMSNEDIDGTIVYNNRIIYNMGGRYSGSPWHQSYSSPAGFNACHYVWSMPKDDLLLGATSFNKIHWPGNDIQQDNITSNNNDATLQREQAAYYLMRRLGLPWSYRRFVAVYVNGTRRGKLMEDALRPTGGLVKDQYLPDHTGVQLIKLQRWYAGQTTSLISEARMSRYTFPDGSYRVARYRPNWSIKETQTSLSDYTNVFRLIEAAGAYNDLNYEAILENVVDVENWMRMLAANNTVGNWDAFGAGSGQNVDAWVSAESKWTLSTIDLSICLDNSLAYGGLFQTSETPWSRMLGTPKYLRMYLRALKELAHGPMNPAEIQPILDAKHSAFLAAGIAAGSPSSTKSSIANRRSNILMLLTPFDPLTFQVSGTRFIAANDAVVIQGTAPLELESVRINGVDYKPRWTSTTNWSLALPAPAGTNAWSIEARDRAGNAMAGAIGVTVQNSHTPEPTIGNVVFNEILFNTAAPEAEYIELFNRAATAFDLSGWTVNGIGYTFPQGSIIAPGQYLVLARSGIAFAAHHGALIPVFGTFEGSLQADGEILSLIQPGLTAEADVVVDRVRYESTPPWPLTPSETSLQLISSQFDNSRVGNWAVGAGSGVRTPGRANSVSGLFSEFPNIWLNEIQAENVTGPMDNFGEREPWVELYNPGSNSVPLAGLYLGRNYSTPAEWPFPAGSSVAPGQFLQVWLDGETGEESGGHLHASFRPETGSIALSRMVNGQPQVIDYLTFKTLPANQSYGNVPDAQPFHRTAMFHATPGATNNPALAPISVRINEWMAENDGGFLNPANNKYEDWFELHNPSEAVADLAGYYVSDSLANPFKFRIPAGFQVPAGGFLLVWADELTAANTNQSSLHVSFKLSKDGEALGLFTPDGVPIDAVTFGAQSANVSEARLPDSGLLRLLTPSPTPGASNIPPPASGTLSITELIAHSDQTLAVTFHASPGHRYRVEYKNDLADSEWQQLGTDQVASGASLSFNDIAGDSQRFYRIVRLSP from the coding sequence GTGAAAAAAGCGCAGGCGTCGGAGGTCCATCCCCGAGACTTAAACCCGTGGATATCATCTGTCATCATCACTTTGTTGATATGCACGGCGTCAGTGACAAGTGCCATCTCGCAGGACCATAGCGAACGTCCAGGACCGTCCAGCCGTCGAACGCCGATCGCCATCACCGAGGTCATGTATAAACCCGCCGATCGCACGGATGGGCGGAATCTGGAGTTCGTCGAACTCTACAATTCAAATCCCTGGCCCGAGGACATTGGCCGTTATCGAATCGAGGGGCAGGTTCAATATGCATTTCCAACGGGAACAAAAATCCCTGCGCAGGGTTACATCATCGTGGCTGCTGTTCCGGCCGACGTGCAAGCCGTGCATGGATTGGGCGGGGTATTTGGTCCTTACACGAACACACTAAAAACCAGCGGCGAACTCCGATTGCATGACGAGCAGAATTCCGTTCTGCTGCGGTTTGCATACGATGATTCGGGCCCCTGGCCAATGGGTGCCGACGGCTCCGGCCATTCGATCGTGCTGGCGCGTGCGTCTTACGGCGAAGCAAATCCCCGTGCATGGCAACGGAGTTTTCGTGCGGAGGGCTCGCCAGGTTCCGCGGAAGCCACCAACCCGTCGCCGCTGCGCAACGTTGTCCTGAACGAAGTGCTGGCCCATACGGATCTTCCGCAGGTGGATGGCCTGGAGCTTTACAACCACGGCAATTCCGCGGCGAATCTCGGCGGATGCACACTCAGCGACCATCCCGCCAACAACAAGTTTGTCATTCCTGCTGGAACCATCATCCCCGCCCGCGGCTTTCTCAGCTTCACCGAGCGACAGCTTGGATTCGCGCTGAATGCAGCGGGCGAAATGATTTACTTCAAGGATGCGGGCGGCACAAACATCGTCGATGCCTTGAAGTTTGGGCCGCAGGAAAATGGAATTTCACTTGGCCGCTATCCAAACGGCGCCGATTGGTATCGACTCGCCGCCACCTCCTTTGGCGCGAGCAACAGCCCACCCCTCGTGAGTTCCGTTGGCTTCAATGAGATCATGTATCATCCCATTTCGGGGAACGACGATGACCAGTTCATCGAGTTGTTCAACCAGGGAACGAACACCGTTGACCTTGCTGGGTGGAAACTCGGCGGCGGAGTCAGCTTCACCTTTTCGCCCGGACAGGAGCTTGCGCCTGGGGGTTACCTCGTCGTTGCCAGAAACGCCGCGCGTTTGATTGCCAATTATCCAGAACTCCATTCAGGGAACACGGTGGGTAATTTCAATGGCCGGCTTTCCGGTTCCGGCGAACGCATCACGCTCAGCCAGCCTGATCTGCTAATCGATGGACAAGCGCCTGGCCAGGCTACGACCAACCACATCGATATCGTCGTCGATGACGTGACTTACGGGACGGGCGGGCGCTGGGGGCGGTGGTCGGACGGTGGCGGAAGCAGCCTGGAATTGATTGATGCGCGCGCGGACAAGCGTCTCGCTTCGAGCTGGGCCGACAGCGATGAAACCATGAAAGCGCCCTGGACGAGTATTCAAACCACGGCGCGCCCCGAAAGCGGCGCTGGCGGTTCGATCCAGATCGGGTTGCTGGATCCGGGCGAATGTCTTTTTGACAATGTGGAAGTACTCGCGAACATCGGCGGCAACGTCGCTGCCAATTCGGGATTTGAAAACGGAATGTCGTCCCTGAGCTTCGTGGGCAGCCATTCCCGTTCAATCCTGGCAACGAATGCGGGGTTTCCAGATGGAGGCGTCGCGCTGCACGTGCGGACGGGAGACGGATTGATGGTTGGACCCAACAGCGTGCAGATGAACCTCAACAACGGGACGTTTTCTCCGCAGCAAAACACAACGATCCGTTTCAAAGCTCGCTGGCTGCGGGGATGTCCGGAAGCCATTGTGCGTTTCACAGGCTGCCAGCTTGAAGCCACTGGACGCCTGACGATTCCTTCTAATCTCGGCACGCCCGGATCGCCCAACAGCCAGCTTCGCACCAATGCAGGACCCGCGATCTACAACGTGCGGCACGATCCCGCTGTTCCTGTCGCCTTCCAGTCTGTTGTCGTCAGCGCCAGAGTTTCGGATCCAGACGGGTTGAATTCATTAACATTGGCTTACCGCGTTGACCCTGCAATTTCGGAGTCGAACGTTGTCATGAACGATTCCGGCTGGAATGGAGACAAGGTTGCGGGGGATGGCGTTTTCAGCGGCACAATCCCCGGACGTTCCGCTGGGGCGATTGCCTTTGTCCTTCACGGCGCAGACACGGCGGGAGCCACCAGCCGTTTCCCGGAGCTCGTTGCGGACAACGCACCGGTTCGCGAATGCGTCATCTTCTATGGCGAGCCGGATCCAACCAACGGGTTTGGAACGTATCACCTCTGGCTCACGCAAACGAACGTCACGCGATGGGTCCGATTGCCTGTCATGAGCAACGAGGACATCGATGGCACAATCGTTTACAACAACCGCATCATCTACAACATGGGCGGGCGATATTCGGGAAGTCCCTGGCATCAAAGCTACAGTTCACCCGCTGGGTTTAATGCCTGCCATTACGTGTGGAGCATGCCGAAGGATGACCTGCTGCTCGGCGCAACTTCGTTCAACAAGATTCATTGGCCGGGCAACGACATTCAACAGGACAACATCACCAGCAACAACAACGACGCAACGCTGCAACGCGAGCAGGCCGCTTATTACCTGATGCGCAGGCTCGGACTGCCGTGGAGTTATCGGCGCTTCGTCGCGGTGTATGTGAACGGCACCCGCCGCGGCAAGCTGATGGAGGACGCGCTCCGGCCAACCGGAGGCCTCGTGAAGGATCAATATCTTCCCGATCACACGGGTGTTCAGCTGATAAAACTTCAACGCTGGTATGCCGGGCAAACAACCAGTCTCATTTCAGAAGCCCGGATGAGCCGTTACACATTTCCCGATGGTTCCTATCGAGTTGCACGATACCGGCCCAACTGGAGCATCAAGGAAACCCAAACGTCGCTCAGCGATTATACAAACGTTTTTCGGCTGATCGAAGCCGCGGGCGCCTACAACGATTTAAATTACGAAGCCATTCTCGAGAACGTGGTGGACGTGGAAAACTGGATGCGAATGCTGGCGGCGAACAACACTGTCGGCAACTGGGATGCGTTTGGCGCAGGCAGCGGCCAGAACGTGGATGCATGGGTGAGTGCCGAAAGCAAGTGGACGCTGTCGACCATCGACCTGAGCATCTGCCTCGATAACTCCCTCGCGTACGGCGGGTTGTTCCAAACAAGCGAAACGCCCTGGTCGCGCATGCTGGGCACGCCGAAATATCTCCGAATGTATTTGCGGGCGCTCAAGGAACTCGCCCACGGTCCAATGAACCCGGCCGAGATTCAGCCAATCCTGGATGCGAAGCACTCCGCATTTCTTGCTGCCGGCATCGCTGCGGGTTCGCCGTCCTCCACGAAATCGTCAATCGCGAATCGCCGCAGCAATATCCTGATGCTACTGACGCCGTTTGATCCGCTCACGTTCCAGGTTAGCGGAACACGATTCATCGCAGCAAACGATGCGGTCGTCATCCAGGGCACGGCACCACTGGAATTGGAGAGCGTTCGCATCAATGGCGTCGACTACAAGCCCCGCTGGACCAGCACGACAAACTGGAGCCTCGCCCTGCCCGCGCCGGCCGGAACAAATGCATGGAGCATCGAAGCAAGGGATCGCGCCGGAAATGCCATGGCAGGCGCCATCGGCGTGACCGTGCAAAACTCGCATACGCCCGAGCCGACGATCGGAAATGTTGTATTCAACGAAATCCTTTTCAACACAGCGGCTCCCGAAGCCGAATACATAGAACTGTTCAATCGCGCCGCGACAGCGTTCGACCTCTCAGGCTGGACGGTGAATGGCATTGGCTACACCTTCCCGCAAGGATCGATCATTGCGCCCGGCCAATATCTGGTTCTCGCAAGGAGTGGCATCGCCTTTGCCGCGCACCATGGCGCATTGATTCCCGTTTTCGGAACATTCGAGGGTTCGCTCCAGGCCGACGGCGAAATCCTTTCGCTGATTCAACCGGGCCTGACGGCCGAAGCCGACGTCGTCGTGGATCGCGTGCGCTATGAATCGACCCCGCCGTGGCCGCTCACGCCATCTGAAACTTCCCTGCAGCTCATCAGTTCGCAGTTCGACAACAGCCGTGTTGGCAACTGGGCGGTGGGCGCCGGCAGTGGCGTCAGAACGCCCGGACGGGCCAATTCTGTGTCGGGCCTGTTCTCTGAGTTCCCAAACATTTGGCTTAACGAAATCCAGGCTGAGAATGTCACGGGGCCGATGGATAATTTCGGCGAACGCGAACCGTGGGTGGAACTTTACAACCCAGGATCCAACAGCGTTCCGCTGGCTGGATTGTATCTGGGGAGGAATTACAGCACTCCGGCCGAATGGCCGTTCCCAGCCGGTTCAAGCGTGGCACCCGGACAATTCCTGCAGGTCTGGCTGGACGGAGAAACTGGCGAAGAAAGCGGCGGCCACTTGCACGCGTCGTTCCGACCGGAAACCGGGTCCATCGCTCTCTCCCGGATGGTAAATGGACAACCTCAGGTCATCGATTACCTCACGTTCAAAACCCTTCCGGCGAACCAATCGTACGGCAATGTCCCCGACGCGCAGCCGTTCCACCGCACCGCGATGTTCCATGCGACACCCGGGGCGACGAATAATCCTGCCCTCGCCCCAATCAGCGTTAGAATCAACGAGTGGATGGCAGAGAATGACGGAGGCTTTCTTAACCCAGCCAACAACAAATACGAGGACTGGTTCGAACTGCATAATCCATCCGAAGCTGTTGCAGATCTCGCTGGCTACTACGTTTCGGATTCACTTGCGAATCCGTTCAAGTTTCGAATCCCAGCAGGATTCCAGGTTCCGGCTGGCGGGTTCCTGCTCGTCTGGGCGGATGAACTCACGGCAGCGAACACCAATCAATCCAGCCTGCACGTGTCATTCAAATTGTCCAAGGACGGCGAAGCGCTCGGCTTGTTCACCCCTGACGGGGTTCCGATCGACGCCGTGACGTTTGGCGCACAATCCGCGAATGTCAGTGAAGCGCGTCTTCCCGATTCCGGTTTGCTGCGATTGCTCACGCCATCGCCAACGCCCGGCGCGTCCAACATTCCCCCACCTGCGAGCGGAACGCTTTCCATCACCGAACTGATTGCCCATTCCGACCAAACGCTTGCCGTAACATTTCATGCGTCGCCGGGTCATCGCTACAGGGTCGAATACAAAAACGACCTGGCCGATTCCGAGTGGCAGCAACTGGGAACGGATCAGGTTGCTTCGGGCGCTTCGCTTTCGTTCAACGATATCGCGGGAGACAGCCAGAGATTCTATCGCATCGTGCGGCTCTCACCGTAG
- a CDS encoding PEP-CTERM sorting domain-containing protein: MKNLSGRLKSYVLGSTALAAAVHGTNADIVHRDVLDVTGTQSNGVILSFNLAGDVAANAEVANAQARFDNQLKDDGDALDQDNAQIVGLGGALTDPTPLSLGALIGPAETVDPAQASSILDGNKPAAGTPDQGPWTAGQRAYLGLRFNNGGTTNYGWADITLNSYQSVTLHGFAYETSGGAITAGAVPEPSQFALLALGAAGVAALRRRASSR, encoded by the coding sequence ATGAAGAATCTTTCCGGCCGGCTGAAAAGTTACGTTTTGGGATCCACAGCTTTGGCGGCTGCCGTGCACGGCACGAATGCCGACATTGTGCATCGTGATGTTCTGGATGTTACCGGAACACAGAGCAACGGCGTGATCCTTAGCTTCAATCTCGCGGGGGATGTTGCCGCGAATGCCGAAGTCGCGAACGCCCAGGCCCGGTTCGATAACCAGCTTAAGGACGACGGGGACGCGCTGGATCAGGACAACGCGCAGATCGTTGGCCTGGGTGGGGCTTTGACGGACCCGACGCCCCTGTCACTCGGCGCGTTGATCGGTCCGGCGGAAACAGTCGATCCGGCACAGGCGTCATCGATCCTGGACGGCAACAAACCCGCCGCCGGCACTCCGGACCAGGGGCCCTGGACCGCGGGACAGCGCGCCTATCTCGGGCTGCGATTCAACAACGGTGGGACGACGAATTACGGATGGGCGGACATCACGCTGAATAGTTACCAGTCCGTTACGCTCCATGGCTTTGCTTACGAAACTTCCGGCGGAGCCATCACGGCCGGAGCCGTTCCCGAGCCTTCCCAGTTTGCCCTGCTGGCCCTGGGTGCTGCGGGCGTTGCGGCACTGCGACGCCGCGCGAGTTCGCGGTAG